From the Gaiellales bacterium genome, one window contains:
- a CDS encoding MFS transporter, whose translation MPDHPTPEDEAAAEREAGRLSPVPPVPGMATQESGVSGLLRRAAIDLTPLRRHRDFRLLMAGQSVTFLGSMITYVALPYQAYQLSGSSLVVGLLGVAELLPLLVAAFLGGALADARDRRRMLQLTELSFAAGSTILLVNAVIPSPQLWLLFVVSAGMAAVDGLQRPSLEALIPRLVDRDELTAAAAISTVRFTIGMILGPAVGGLLIAVIGLPATYGVDVATFLVSLATLRLMQAAPPPVEDAEVSLSSIAEGVRYAASRQVLMGTYVVDIVAMFFGMPMALFPAFAKEFGGADVLGLMYAAPAVGSLLATVTSGWSGQVRRHGAAICVAAAGWGAAIVAVGVAPNLALVLLGLALAGGADTVSGIFRSTVWNQTIPDELRGRLAGIEQVSYSTGPLLGNVESGIAASLIGVRGAIVSGGALCVVGVLAVGLALPAFRRYDATAEPAPDPTPA comes from the coding sequence GTGCCCGACCACCCGACGCCCGAGGACGAGGCCGCCGCCGAGCGCGAGGCCGGCCGGCTCTCGCCGGTTCCACCGGTTCCCGGAATGGCAACGCAGGAATCCGGGGTAAGCGGGCTTCTGCGGCGTGCGGCCATCGACCTGACGCCGCTTCGGCGGCACCGCGACTTCCGCCTGCTGATGGCCGGGCAGAGCGTGACCTTCCTCGGCTCGATGATCACCTACGTCGCGCTCCCCTACCAGGCCTACCAGCTGTCGGGCAGCTCGCTGGTGGTCGGCCTGCTCGGGGTGGCCGAGCTGCTGCCGCTGCTCGTTGCGGCGTTCCTCGGCGGCGCCCTGGCGGACGCACGCGACCGGCGCCGGATGCTGCAGCTGACCGAGCTGTCGTTCGCCGCCGGCTCGACCATCCTGCTCGTCAATGCGGTGATCCCGAGTCCGCAGCTGTGGCTGCTGTTCGTGGTGTCCGCCGGCATGGCCGCGGTGGACGGGCTGCAGCGGCCGTCGCTCGAGGCGCTGATCCCCCGGCTCGTCGACCGCGACGAGCTGACCGCTGCTGCGGCGATCAGCACCGTCCGCTTCACGATCGGGATGATCTTGGGGCCGGCCGTCGGCGGCCTGCTGATCGCCGTGATCGGGCTGCCGGCCACCTACGGCGTTGACGTCGCGACGTTTCTTGTCTCGCTTGCGACGCTCAGGCTGATGCAGGCGGCGCCGCCGCCGGTCGAGGATGCGGAGGTGAGCCTGAGCAGCATCGCGGAGGGCGTCCGCTACGCCGCATCCCGGCAGGTGCTGATGGGGACGTACGTGGTCGACATCGTGGCGATGTTCTTCGGCATGCCGATGGCGCTCTTTCCCGCATTCGCGAAGGAGTTCGGCGGCGCCGACGTGCTCGGGCTGATGTACGCGGCCCCCGCGGTGGGGTCGCTGCTTGCGACGGTGACGAGCGGTTGGAGCGGTCAGGTGCGCCGCCACGGAGCTGCGATCTGCGTTGCCGCGGCAGGGTGGGGCGCGGCCATCGTCGCGGTGGGGGTTGCGCCGAACCTTGCGCTGGTCCTGCTCGGGCTCGCGCTCGCAGGCGGCGCGGACACCGTCTCGGGGATCTTCCGCTCGACCGTGTGGAACCAGACCATTCCCGACGAGCTGCGCGGGCGGCTCGCCGGGATCGAGCAGGTCAGCTACTCGACCGGCCCGCTGCTCGGGAACGTCGAGTCGGGGATCGCGGCGTCGCTGATCGGCGTGCGGGGGGCGATCGTCTCCGGCGGCGCGCTGTGCGTGGTCGGAGTGCTGGCGGTCGGGCTGGCGCTGCCCGCATTCCGGCGCTACGACGCGACGGCGGAGCCGGCGCCGGACCCGACGCCGGCGTGA
- a CDS encoding HD domain-containing protein — translation MLTAGFQDALVYAAQVHEGHARKGAAAIPYLAHLMSVAALVLENGGDEEQAIAALLHDAIEDQGDRTSVGELRDRFGERVARIVEACSDTDQRPKPPWLARKQAYIDRMQDEPDDVLLVVLADKVHNARSTATDLRVHGTATWRKFGGTVEQQLWYYRSLSELFSRRMPGPLADELARLVDDIADRSHSA, via the coding sequence GTGCTGACCGCCGGCTTCCAGGACGCCCTCGTCTATGCCGCCCAGGTGCACGAGGGGCATGCCCGGAAGGGCGCCGCGGCGATCCCCTATCTCGCTCACCTCATGTCCGTCGCCGCGCTCGTGCTCGAGAACGGCGGCGACGAGGAACAGGCGATCGCGGCCCTGCTCCACGACGCCATCGAGGACCAGGGCGACCGCACGAGCGTGGGGGAGCTGCGTGACCGCTTCGGCGAACGCGTGGCGCGCATCGTCGAGGCGTGCAGCGATACGGATCAGCGCCCGAAGCCGCCGTGGCTCGCCCGCAAGCAGGCCTACATCGACCGCATGCAGGACGAGCCGGACGATGTCTTGCTGGTGGTGCTCGCCGACAAGGTGCACAACGCTCGCTCCACCGCCACCGACCTGCGCGTCCACGGCACCGCAACATGGCGTAAGTTCGGCGGCACGGTCGAGCAGCAGCTCTGGTACTACCGCTCGCTGTCCGAGCTGTTCTCCCGGCGCATGCCGGGGCCGCTGGCAGACGAGCTGGCCCGGCTGGTCGACGACATCGCCGACCGATCGCACTCCGCCTAG
- a CDS encoding 3'-5' exonuclease, whose translation MRLRGSWREAHLLCVDVELTGLDPSADEVIAFGAVPIDGGRIQAAGAVAGMVAPSGRHPSGGSEQIHGILPHDLDGAPPLEQALVPLAAAMTGRTPIAHAAWVEQAFLGPALRRAGGRLPKGIIDTAMLWRLLAVVRERRDPGYRPLREVTDALGLPSHHPHQALGDALTTAQVFLALATRLERLGHGSLRELVHAGHRVATHNHWFRTPS comes from the coding sequence GTGAGGCTGCGCGGGTCGTGGCGCGAGGCGCACCTGCTCTGCGTCGACGTGGAGCTGACGGGGCTCGACCCCAGCGCCGACGAGGTGATCGCGTTCGGCGCCGTGCCGATCGACGGTGGGCGCATCCAGGCGGCCGGGGCCGTGGCGGGGATGGTGGCCCCCTCGGGCAGGCACCCGAGCGGCGGCTCCGAGCAGATCCACGGGATCCTGCCGCACGACCTGGACGGGGCTCCACCGCTGGAGCAGGCGCTGGTCCCGCTCGCCGCCGCGATGACGGGCAGAACGCCGATCGCGCACGCCGCATGGGTGGAGCAGGCCTTCCTCGGGCCCGCGCTCCGCCGCGCCGGCGGCCGGTTGCCGAAGGGCATCATCGACACGGCCATGCTGTGGCGGCTGCTCGCCGTCGTCCGCGAGCGGCGGGATCCCGGCTACCGGCCGCTGCGGGAGGTGACCGACGCGCTCGGCCTGCCGAGCCACCACCCCCACCAGGCGCTCGGGGATGCGCTGACCACGGCCCAGGTGTTCCTGGCGCTGGCGACCCGACTCGAGCGCCTCGGCCACGGCTCGCTTCGCGAGCTGGTGCATGCGGGCCACCGCGTGGCCACGCACAACCACTGGTTCCGGACGCCGTCCTAG